In Pyricularia oryzae 70-15 chromosome 2, whole genome shotgun sequence, one genomic interval encodes:
- a CDS encoding nucleotide-binding protein 1: MNVIQRRAFHALRSLQHENPLGLPRTGTIPRMQRGLPQKRRIKDVTKVIAVSSAKGGVGKSTVAANLALAFARLGHRAGILDTDIFGPSIPTLFNLSEEPRLSQNNQLLPLSNYGVKTMSMGYLVGEQSAVVWRGPMVMKALQQLLHEVDWGGLDVLVLDLPPGTGDTQLSITQQIYVDGSIIITTPHTLAVQDAVKGIDMFQKVSVPILGLVQNMSAFVCQHCHGETPIFGPGSGIVKEVCDKRGIELLADLPLHPSISGDAASGRPTVVAEPESSRAALFMKIAQAAGAKVGL; encoded by the exons ATGAATGTGATACAGCGACGGGCGTTTCACGCTCTGCGGTCTCTCCAGCATGAGAATCCTCTG GGGCTTCCTCGGACGGGAACCATACCGCGGATGCAGCGTGGTCTCCCGCAGAAGCGGAGGATAAAAGACGTAACCAAAGTCATTGCCGTGTCTTCCGCAAAGGGAGGCGTTGGGAAGAGCACTGTAGCTG CGAACCTCGCTCTTGCATTTGCTAGACTTGGCCACCGTGCTGGAATTCTAGATACCGACATCTTTGGCCCATCGATACCCACCTTGTTCAACCTGTCCGAAGAGCCACGGTTGTCGCAGA ACAACCAGCTGCTGCCTCTCTCCAACTATGGCGTCAAGACCATGTCGATGGGCTACCTTGTAGGCGAGCAATCCGCCGTGGTCTGGCGCGGTCCCATGGTCATGAAGGCCCTGCAGCAGCTTCTTCATGAGGTCGACTGGGGCGGTTTGGATGTGCTGGTCCTGGACCTGCCTCCAGGAACCGGAGACACGCAGCTAAGCATCACGCAGCAAATCTACGTTGACG GCtccatcatcatcaccacgCCGCACACCCTAGCAGTACAAGACGCCGTCAAGGGCATCGACATGTTTCAAAAGGTCTCGGTGCCGATCCTCGGCCTTGTGCAAAACATGTCTGCCTTTGTCTGCCAGCACTGCCACGGCGAGACGCCCATCTTTGGCCCAGGGTCCGGCATCGTCAAGGAAGTGTGCGACAAGCGCGGCATCGAGCTCCTCGCAGACCTGCCCCTGCACCCGAGCATCTCGGGCGATGCGGCCAGCGGTCGCCCCACTGTCGTGGCCGAGCCCGAGAGCTCGAGGGCGGCTCTCTTTATGAAGATTGCCCAGGCGGCTGGGGCCAAGGTTGGGCTTTGA
- a CDS encoding transcription factor AATF/Che-1, giving the protein MAPKKGRSQKFAELQEKAVKDYDPEADAPAGDSDEDSNSDGDSDGLTGTEHYVSVGKSKLRQADVDNLGPQYRGKRVSRSALDESDDDSDDDSAEESDEEDAESQGDDSSAEEFADPDTADLEADHIDADEEIDSDDALGASDEEKFAKFTFRGSSKPRVGSARRSKRPIAADFLSGSEEDEEDAGSAESDLGEGSEDSGDESDELESDEVSGPSDASEDDEDDEDEGDEDDSEGESDEESNAKNADLSAQLRKMMGQDGAQNGGTQSQAGLDKGRAVRQQRRSFDSLLNIRIRLQKALVAVNSMSTLSENESTEGQPYQAAEEAALKLWSTIDTFRRSLTPGLSATAAGQKRKRDIDMDTPLQDLWEDMGVVEARAASYRKKVLEKWSSKTKSTTAVTSKRQLGTTTVESLTSVLEDQLVNPDRLVKRTRVPRSCAPIQSSKKVQEDENIYDDADFYQLLLKELVDQRTLDGSGGGAGGSVPTVKWAAVKEARTRKVVDRRASKGRKLRFTVHEKLQNFMAPEDRRTWEQDAIDRFFGTLFGQKMELREDADGASEDEDMGGVDVDGPGLRLFG; this is encoded by the exons ATGGCACCTAAAAAGGGCCGCTCGCAAAAGTTTGCCGAGCTTCAGGAGAAGGCTGTCAAGG ACTACGACCCTGAAGCCGATGCCCCTGCTGGTGACAGCGATGAGGATAGCAACAGTGATGGCGATTCAGATGGCCTCACCGGCACTGAGCACTATGTATCTGTTGG CAAGAGCAAGCTCCGCCAGGCCGATGTCGACAACCTTGGACCGCAGTATAGAGGAAAGCGAGTGAGCCGGTCAGCACTCGACGAAAGCGACGATGACAGCGACGATGACAGCGCAGAGGAGTCCGATGAAGAGGACGCCGAGTCCCAGGGAGACGACTCCTCAGCTGAGGAATTTGCCGACCCAGACaccgccgacctcgaggccGACCACATCGACGCCGATGAAGAGATAGATAGCGACGATGCGCTTGGTGCCAGCGACGAGGAGAAGTTTGCGAAGTTTACCTTCCGTGGCAGCTCAAAGCCCAGGGTCGGAAGCGCACGCCGTAGCAAACGCCCCATCGCAGCTGATTTCCTGAGTGGCTCTGAGGAAGATGAGGAGGATGCGGGAAGCGCCGAGTCGGACCTGGGTGAAGGATCCGAAGACTCGGGTGACGAGAGTGACGAATTGGAGAGCGACGAAGTCTCCGGCCCAAGCGACGCTTCAGAAgacgatgaggacgacgaggacgaaggcgacgaggatgactCGGAGGGCGAAAGCGACGAAGAGTCGAATGCCAAGAATGCAGACCTCAGTGCTCAACTACGGAAGATGATGGGACAAGATGGTGCACAAAATGGAGGCACGCAATCTCAAGCTGGTCTAGATAAGGGACGCGCGGTTCGTCAGCAAAGACGATCATTCGACTCGCTTCTGAACATTCGTATTCGGCTTCAGAAAGCCCTGGTCGCTGTGAACTCTATGAGCACTCTGTCCGAAAACGAGTCTACTGAGGGCCAGCCGTACCAGGCCGCCGAGGAAGCGGCGTTGAAGTTATGGAGCACTATTGATACCTTCCGCCGGTCTCTGACACCAGGATTATCGGCAACAGCAGCTGGTCAAAAACGGAAGAGAGATATCGACATGGACACGCCTCTGCAGGACCTCTGGGAAGACATGGGGGTTGTTGAAGCTAGGGCGGCATCCTACAGAAAGAAGGTGTTGGAAAAATGGTCCAGCAAGACAAAGAGCACCACCGCTGTCACATCCAAGCGACAGTTGGGTACTACCACAGTCGAGTCCCTGACTTCGGTTCTCGAGGACCAGCTAGTCAACCCGGACCGTTTGGTTAAGCGCACGCGTGTTCCCCGCTCGTGTGCCCCGATACAGTCGAGCAAAAAGGTACAAGAGGACGAGAACATTTACGACGATGCCGACTTTTACCAGCTCCTGCTCAAGGAGCTCGTGGATCAGCGTACATTGGACGGTTCTGGTGGCGGTGCTGGAGGATCCGTGCCGACGGTTAAGTGGGCAGCCGTCAAGGAGGCTAGGACCAGGAAGGTTGTTGACCGAAGGGCCAGCAAGGGTCGCAAGTTGCGATTCACTGTTCACGAAAAGTTGCAGAACTTTATGGCGCCCGAGGACCGGCGAACGTGGGAGCAGGACGCCATCGACCGCTTCTTCGGCACATTGTTTGGCCAGAAGATGGAGTTGCGCGAGGACGCTGACGGCGCTTCCGAGGATGAAGATATGGGCGGTGTAGATGTTGATGGCCCTGGCCTCAGGCTTTTTGGCTAG
- a CDS encoding chalcone synthase C produces MATSSSPGSRELGLSILGVGSQYPPYALKPDAVETLAKRFYPESPAMSKVLAINRYTGIDARSSIGDPEHPIVNDAVAPSISELHKVFMSDGVPLAVSAARKAFEDAGMTDPAAAAASITHVVSTTCTDSANPGYDHFVARELGLSDSVEKVLLHGVGCSGGLAALRTAANLALGHAMRGLPARILVMALEVSTTFVRSELDSINAEQNTRIGVCLFSDCASAVVLSNGIGHGLDAKEPAYELLGWQNMTIPDTELDLGFDVDPVGWKVVLTPRVPQLTTSALESSFTSLMASLPPLPPNYAKPSDFDWAMHPGGATILTGAEKAMGITPEHMRASYSTYMNHGNSSSATIFSVLDCLRQKEMDALTPGGREPTDYVVGCAFGPGITVETCMLRRRRKAVNAATGLQTPPETESEGSRSDDEDGAKDRSSSSREAAGNGPAGSAAATSGESFVNQAISELELD; encoded by the exons ATGGCAACATCATCTAGCCCCGGCTCTAGGGAGCTGGGCCTCTCCATCTTGGGCGTGGGCTCACAATACCCTCCCTACGCCCTCAAGCCCGACGCCGTCGAGACTCTAGCGAAGCGCTTTTACCCAGAATCGCCGGC TATGAGCAAGGTACTGGCCATAAACAGGTATACAGGAATCGACGCCCGGTCCTCGATCGGCGACCCAGAGCACCCCATCGTAAACGACGCGGTCGCCCCGTCGATATCGGAGCTACACAAGGTGTTTATGAGCGACGGCGTGCCGCTGGCGGTCAGCGCCGCCCGTAAGGCGTTTGAGGACGCCGGCATGACAGACCCcgcggccgccgcggccagCATAACCCACGTCGTGTCGACCACGTGCACCGACAGCGCGAACCCGGGCTACGACCACTTTGTGGCGCGCGAGCTGGGCCTGTCGGACTCGGTCGAGAAGGTGCTCCTGCACGGCGTCGGGTGCAGCGGCGGGCTCGCGGCCCTGAGGACGGCCGCCAACCTGGCCCTCGGCCACGCCATGCGCGGCCTGCCCGCCAGGATCCTGGTCATGGCCCTCGAGGTCAGCACGACTTTTGTGCGCAGCGAACTCGACAGCATAAAcgccgaacagaacacgcgCATCGGGGTTTGTCTCTTCTCCGACTGTGCGAGTGCGGTCGTGTTGAGTAACGGGATCGGCCACGGACTCGATGCCAAGGAGCCCGCATATGAATTACTAGGCTGGCAGAACATGACGATTCCAGATACGGAACTGGATTTGGGTTTTGATGTCGACCCAGTTG GATGGAAAGTAGTCTTAACGCCGCGCGTGCCACAACTCACCACCTCGGCGCTCGAGTCGTCCTTCACCTCACTTATGGCATCGCTGCCACCATTACCACCAAACTACGCCAAGCCTTCCGACTTCGACTGGGCCATGCACCCCGGCGGGGCGACGATTTTGACCGGGGCCGAAAAGGCCATGGGCATCACCCCGGAGCACATGCGTGCCAGCTACTCGACTTACATGAACCACGGAAATTCGAGCTCGGCGACCATCTTTAGCGTGCTGGACTGCCTGCGGCAAAAGGAGATGGACGCGCTCACCCCCGGCGGCAGGGAACCGACAGACTACGTCGTCGGCTGTGCATTTGGGCCCGGCATCACGGTGGAGACGTGCATGCTCCGGAGGCGGCGGAAGGCGGTCAACGCTGCGACGGGGTTGCAAACTCCGCCAGAGACGGAAAGCGAGGGGAGCAggagcgacgacgaggatggcgCAAAGGATAGGAGCAGCAGTTCGAGAGAAGCTGCAGGTAACGGGCCAGCAGGCAGTGCGGCCGCGACAAGTGGGGAGTCGTTTGTCAACCAAGCCATTTCAGAGCTCGAACTGGATTGA